A genomic region of Staphylococcus roterodami contains the following coding sequences:
- the srrB gene encoding two-component system sensor histidine kinase SrrB: MMSRLNSVVIKLWLTIILIVTTVLILLSIALITFMQYYFTQETENAIREDARRISSLVEQSHNKEEAIKYSQTLIENPGGLMIINNKHRQSSASLSNIKKQMLNEVVNNDHFDDVFDKGRSVTRNVTIKEKGSSQTYILLGYPTKAQKNSHSKYSGVFIYKDLKSIEDTNNAITIITIITAVIFLTVTTVFAFFLSSRITKPLRRLRDQATRVSEGDYSYKPSVTTKDEIGQLSQAFNQMSTEIEEHVDALSTSKNIRDSLINSMVEGVLGINESRQIILSNKMANDIMDNIDEDAKSFLLRQIEDTFKSKQTEMRDLEMNARFFVVTTSYIDKIEQGGKSGVVVTIRDMTNEHNLDQMKKDFIANVSHELRTPISLLQGYTESIVDGIVTEPDEIKESLAIVLDESKRLNRLVNELLNVARMDAEGLSVNKEVQPIAALLDKMKIKYRQQADDLGLNMTFNYCKKRVWSYDMDRMDQVLTNLIDNASRYTKPGDEIAITCDENESEDILYIKDTGTGIAPEHLQQVFDRFYKVDAARTRGKQGTGLGLFICKMIIEEHGGSIDVKSELGKGTTFIIKLPKPE, from the coding sequence ATGATGAGCCGGCTAAATAGTGTCGTAATTAAACTGTGGTTAACTATTATTTTAATAGTGACGACAGTTTTAATTTTATTAAGTATTGCGTTAATTACCTTTATGCAATACTATTTCACACAAGAAACCGAAAATGCCATAAGAGAAGATGCTAGACGAATTAGTTCACTGGTCGAACAATCGCACAATAAAGAAGAAGCAATCAAATATAGTCAAACATTAATTGAAAACCCTGGTGGGTTAATGATTATAAATAATAAACATCGTCAATCTTCAGCTTCACTTTCTAATATTAAAAAACAAATGTTGAATGAAGTAGTCAACAACGACCATTTTGATGATGTATTTGATAAAGGAAGATCTGTGACGCGAAATGTAACGATTAAAGAAAAGGGTTCATCTCAAACATATATTCTGTTAGGCTATCCAACAAAAGCACAGAAGAATAGTCATAGCAAATATAGTGGAGTCTTTATATATAAAGACTTGAAATCAATTGAAGATACAAATAATGCTATCACGATTATCACCATAATTACGGCTGTTATTTTCTTAACTGTTACAACAGTCTTTGCATTTTTCTTATCTTCAAGAATTACAAAACCTTTAAGACGTTTAAGAGACCAAGCTACACGTGTATCTGAAGGGGATTACTCTTATAAACCTTCTGTCACAACGAAAGATGAAATTGGACAATTATCACAAGCATTCAATCAGATGAGTACTGAAATCGAAGAGCATGTCGATGCATTATCCACTTCTAAAAATATTAGAGACAGCTTAATTAACTCTATGGTAGAAGGTGTTTTAGGTATTAATGAGAGTCGACAAATTATCTTATCTAATAAGATGGCGAATGATATTATGGACAATATTGATGAAGATGCCAAATCTTTCTTATTAAGACAAATTGAAGATACTTTTAAATCAAAACAAACTGAAATGCGTGATTTAGAAATGAATGCACGATTCTTTGTTGTGACAACAAGTTATATTGATAAAATTGAACAGGGTGGTAAAAGTGGTGTTGTTGTAACGATTCGTGATATGACGAATGAACATAACCTTGATCAGATGAAGAAAGATTTCATCGCAAATGTATCACACGAATTGCGTACGCCGATATCTTTACTTCAAGGTTATACTGAATCAATTGTCGATGGCATTGTTACAGAGCCTGATGAAATTAAAGAATCACTTGCCATTGTCCTTGATGAATCGAAACGTTTAAACCGTTTAGTTAATGAATTGTTAAATGTCGCTCGCATGGATGCTGAAGGATTATCTGTAAATAAAGAAGTTCAGCCTATTGCAGCGTTACTAGATAAGATGAAAATTAAGTATCGTCAACAAGCTGATGATTTAGGTCTAAATATGACTTTTAATTATTGTAAGAAACGTGTTTGGAGTTATGACATGGATCGAATGGATCAAGTACTAACGAACTTAATTGATAATGCATCACGTTATACGAAACCTGGTGATGAAATTGCAATTACTTGTGATGAAAATGAAAGCGAAGATATTTTATACATTAAAGATACAGGTACAGGCATTGCACCAGAACATTTACAACAAGTATTTGATCGTTTTTATAAAGTTGATGCCGCGAGAACTCGAGGTAAACAAGGTACGGGATTAGGTTTGTTTATTTGTAAAATGATTATCGAAGAGCATGGTGGTTCCATTGATGTTAAAAGCGAATTAGGAAAAGGTACAACGTTTATTATTAAGTTACCAAAGCCAGAATAA
- the srrA gene encoding two-component system response regulator SrrA, which produces MSNEILIVDDEDRIRRLLKMYLERESFEIHEASNGQEAYDLAMENNYACILLDLMLPEMDGIQVATKLREHKQTPIIMLTAKGEETNRVEGFESGADDYIVKPFSPREVVLRVKALLRRTQSTTVEQSEPHARDVIEFKHLEIDNDAHRVLADNQEVNLTPKEYELLIYLAKTPNKVFDREQLLKEVWHYEFYGDLRTVDTHVKRLREKLNRVSSEAAHMIQTVWGVGYKFEVKSNDEPAK; this is translated from the coding sequence ATGTCGAACGAAATACTTATCGTAGATGATGAGGATAGAATCAGAAGATTACTTAAAATGTATTTAGAAAGAGAATCTTTTGAAATCCATGAAGCGAGTAATGGGCAAGAAGCTTATGACCTTGCAATGGAGAATAATTATGCTTGCATACTACTAGATTTAATGTTGCCAGAAATGGATGGTATCCAGGTGGCGACTAAATTGCGTGAACATAAACAAACACCAATTATTATGTTGACTGCTAAAGGTGAAGAAACAAACCGTGTTGAAGGTTTTGAATCTGGTGCAGATGATTATATCGTCAAACCATTTTCACCTAGAGAAGTAGTCTTAAGAGTTAAAGCACTTCTAAGAAGAACGCAATCTACAACTGTAGAACAAAGCGAACCTCACGCACGTGATGTGATTGAATTCAAACATTTAGAAATAGATAATGATGCACATCGCGTACTTGCTGATAATCAAGAAGTCAATTTGACTCCTAAAGAGTACGAATTATTAATATATTTAGCTAAAACACCAAATAAAGTATTTGACCGTGAACAATTATTAAAAGAAGTTTGGCATTATGAATTCTATGGTGATTTAAGAACAGTTGATACTCATGTTAAACGACTTAGAGAAAAGTTGAATCGTGTGTCTAGCGAAGCTGCGCATATGATTCAAACAGTCTGGGGCGTTGGGTATAAATTTGAGGTTAAATCTAATGATGAGCCGGCTAAATAG